The Blautia hydrogenotrophica DSM 10507 genome window below encodes:
- a CDS encoding IclR family transcriptional regulator produces MKSDIINSVDRALEILLTIYENNREMGISELSEQLGIYKSTVFRTLKTMEERGFVRQNPTTKNYWFGTRIYAIGLSIREKMHLQDVIAPYTRRLYEQCHEIVNVSILENSIGDFHQSIIIHKEFGDKNLLFVNQPLGSSTPCYCSSVGKCLLAYTKGLDFSIYKTKPMERFNERTINSYESLMESLEDVKRKGYALDDEEREIGLTCIGAPIIGRDGSAVAAISVSGPTSRMNDGHIDEKIEMVVKTAWEISKEFR; encoded by the coding sequence ATGAAATCAGATATCATTAATTCCGTTGATCGAGCGTTGGAGATTTTGCTCACAATCTATGAAAACAATCGAGAAATGGGAATATCTGAGTTGAGTGAGCAATTGGGGATTTATAAGAGTACAGTTTTTCGTACTTTAAAAACTATGGAGGAGAGGGGATTTGTACGTCAGAATCCCACGACGAAAAATTATTGGTTTGGGACGAGAATTTATGCAATTGGATTGAGTATCAGGGAGAAGATGCATTTGCAGGATGTGATTGCGCCGTATACCCGTCGTCTGTATGAACAGTGTCACGAGATTGTCAACGTGTCTATTTTGGAGAATTCCATAGGAGATTTCCATCAAAGCATTATCATACATAAAGAATTCGGAGACAAAAATTTATTGTTCGTCAATCAACCACTGGGTAGTTCTACACCTTGCTACTGTTCTTCTGTAGGAAAGTGTCTTTTGGCCTACACAAAAGGGCTAGATTTCAGTATTTATAAGACAAAGCCCATGGAGCGTTTTAATGAGCGCACGATCAATAGCTATGAGAGCCTCATGGAGAGCCTAGAGGATGTGAAGCGCAAAGGTTATGCTCTTGATGATGAAGAGAGAGAGATTGGTCTCACCTGTATCGGAGCACCGATCATTGGCAGAGATGGCAGTGCTGTAGCTGCAATCAGTGTGTCAGGGCCTACATCTAGGATGAATGATGGACATATTGATGAGAAGATTGAGATGGTAGTGAAGACAGCTTGGGAAATTTCGAAAGAATTTCGTTAA
- a CDS encoding adenylosuccinate synthase, with product MVKAVVGANWGDEGKGKITDMLAEKADIIVRFQGGANAGHTIVNDYGKFALHTLPSGVFYDHTTSVIGNGVALNIPVFFNEVKSIVDRNVPMPKIKISDRAQMVMSYHVLFDQYEEERLGGKSFGSTKSGIAPFYSDKYAKIGFQVSELFADEDDLRDKVERVCETKNVLLEYLYHKPLLEPEKIYEELMSYKEMVEPYVCDVSLFLWNALREGKEVLLEGQLGSLKDPDHGIYPMVTSSSTLAAYGAIGAGIPPYEIKQVITVCKAYSSAVGAGAFVSEIFGEEADELRRRGGDGGEYGATTGRPRRMGWFDCVASKYGCRIQGTTDVAFTVLDVLGYLDEIPVCVGYEIDGTVTTEFPTTCELEKAKPVLEVLPGWKCDIRGIKKYEDLPENCKKYVEFVEEKIGFPITMISNGPGRQDIIYRK from the coding sequence ATGGTAAAAGCAGTAGTTGGAGCAAACTGGGGAGATGAAGGAAAGGGAAAGATCACGGATATGTTGGCAGAGAAAGCCGACATTATCGTGAGATTCCAAGGTGGCGCGAATGCAGGCCATACGATAGTGAACGACTATGGAAAATTTGCTCTTCACACCCTGCCGTCTGGTGTGTTCTATGATCATACCACCAGCGTGATCGGTAACGGTGTTGCCCTGAACATTCCTGTCTTTTTCAACGAAGTAAAGAGTATTGTGGACAGAAATGTGCCTATGCCTAAGATTAAGATATCGGATCGGGCCCAGATGGTGATGTCCTACCATGTACTGTTCGATCAGTATGAGGAGGAGAGACTGGGAGGGAAATCCTTTGGATCGACGAAATCCGGAATTGCTCCGTTTTATTCAGATAAATACGCGAAAATCGGCTTTCAGGTGAGTGAACTGTTTGCGGATGAGGACGATCTGCGGGATAAAGTAGAACGTGTCTGTGAGACAAAGAACGTGCTGCTGGAGTATCTCTATCACAAACCATTGCTAGAGCCGGAAAAAATCTATGAGGAGCTGATGAGTTATAAGGAGATGGTAGAACCCTATGTGTGTGATGTCTCTTTGTTTTTGTGGAATGCTCTAAGAGAAGGAAAAGAGGTTTTGCTGGAAGGACAACTGGGTTCCTTGAAGGACCCAGACCACGGAATTTATCCGATGGTGACCTCCTCCTCAACTCTGGCTGCTTATGGGGCAATTGGTGCGGGTATTCCGCCCTATGAGATCAAACAGGTAATCACAGTCTGCAAAGCTTATTCCAGTGCAGTCGGTGCAGGTGCGTTTGTGTCAGAGATTTTCGGAGAGGAAGCTGATGAGCTGAGAAGACGCGGCGGTGACGGCGGAGAATACGGCGCCACCACGGGACGTCCCCGGAGGATGGGATGGTTTGACTGTGTGGCTTCTAAGTACGGCTGCCGTATCCAGGGTACTACGGATGTGGCTTTTACGGTTCTGGATGTGCTGGGATATTTGGATGAAATTCCTGTGTGCGTGGGCTATGAGATAGACGGGACTGTGACGACGGAGTTCCCCACGACCTGTGAGCTGGAAAAAGCAAAACCTGTCCTGGAGGTTCTGCCTGGTTGGAAGTGTGATATCCGAGGAATTAAGAAATACGAAGATTTGCCGGAAAACTGCAAAAAATATGTGGAATTTGTAGAGGAAAAGATCGGATTCCCAATCACGATGATCTCCAACGGACCGGGACGCCAAGATATCATTTACCGGAAATAA
- the purB gene encoding adenylosuccinate lyase: MSTDRYVSPLSERYASKEMQYIFSPDMKFKTWRKLWIALAETEKELGLNITQEQIDELKEHAEDINYEVAKERERQVRHDVMSHVYAYGVQCPKAKGIIHLGATSCYVGDNTDIIVMAEALKLVRKKLVNVIAELGKFAEEYKAQPTLAFTHFQPAQPTTVGKRATLWAQEFLMDLEDLEYVLGTLKLLGSKGTTGTQASFLELFDGDQKTIDKIDPMIAKKMGFSSCYPVSGQTYSRKVDTRVLNVLAGIAASAHKMSNDIRLLQHLKEVEEPFEKNQIGSSAMAYKRNPMRSERIASLSRYVMVDALNPAITSATQWFERTLDDSANKRLSIPEGFLAVDGILDLCLNVVDGLVVYPKVIEKRLMSELPFMATENIMMDAVKAGGDRQELHERIRELSMEAGKHVKAEGKDNDLLELIAADPAFNLSLEDLKAAMEPSRYTGRAKEQVETFLEQVVRPVIEEHKDLLGVTAQINV, encoded by the coding sequence ATGAGCACAGATAGATATGTAAGCCCGCTGTCAGAGCGCTATGCCAGTAAAGAGATGCAGTATATCTTTTCGCCGGATATGAAATTTAAGACTTGGAGAAAACTTTGGATAGCTCTGGCGGAGACGGAAAAGGAGTTGGGGCTGAACATTACGCAGGAGCAGATTGATGAGTTAAAAGAGCATGCGGAGGATATCAATTACGAGGTCGCAAAGGAGCGGGAGCGTCAGGTGCGTCATGATGTGATGTCCCATGTGTATGCTTATGGCGTACAGTGCCCAAAAGCCAAGGGAATTATCCATCTGGGAGCGACCTCTTGCTATGTGGGTGACAACACAGATATCATTGTGATGGCTGAGGCATTGAAACTGGTGCGCAAGAAACTGGTCAATGTGATCGCAGAGCTTGGAAAGTTTGCGGAGGAGTATAAAGCACAGCCGACACTGGCGTTTACACATTTCCAACCGGCACAGCCGACGACGGTGGGCAAACGTGCCACACTGTGGGCCCAGGAATTTTTGATGGATTTGGAAGATCTGGAATATGTGCTCGGCACGTTGAAATTGCTGGGCTCTAAAGGGACAACCGGCACTCAGGCAAGTTTTCTGGAATTGTTTGACGGAGACCAGAAAACTATCGACAAGATTGACCCTATGATCGCAAAAAAGATGGGATTTTCCAGCTGCTATCCGGTGTCTGGACAGACTTATTCTCGAAAAGTTGACACTCGTGTGCTGAATGTGCTGGCAGGAATTGCGGCCAGCGCCCACAAGATGTCCAATGATATCCGTCTGCTACAGCATTTGAAGGAAGTGGAAGAGCCGTTTGAAAAAAATCAAATCGGTTCCTCGGCGATGGCCTACAAGAGAAATCCAATGAGAAGTGAGAGAATCGCCTCTCTGTCCAGGTATGTGATGGTTGACGCACTGAATCCAGCAATCACCTCAGCTACCCAGTGGTTCGAGAGGACCTTGGATGATTCCGCGAACAAACGTCTGAGTATTCCGGAGGGCTTTTTGGCCGTCGACGGTATTTTAGATCTGTGTCTGAACGTGGTGGACGGACTCGTGGTATATCCGAAGGTGATTGAAAAACGGCTGATGTCGGAACTGCCATTTATGGCTACGGAGAATATTATGATGGATGCGGTGAAAGCTGGCGGTGACCGCCAGGAGCTCCATGAGAGAATCCGTGAGCTGTCCATGGAAGCAGGAAAGCATGTGAAGGCGGAAGGAAAGGATAATGATCTGCTAGAGCTGATCGCGGCTGACCCTGCGTTTAATCTGAGTCTGGAAGATCTAAAAGCAGCTATGGAACCTTCCAGATATACAGGACGCGCGAAGGAACAGGTAGAAACTTTCTTAGAACAGGTGGTCAGACCTGTGATCGAGGAACATAAAGATCTTTTGGGAGTTACGGCGCAGATCAATGTCTGA
- the purC gene encoding phosphoribosylaminoimidazolesuccinocarboxamide synthase, with translation MEKREQLYEGKAKKVFATDDPDVVIVSYKDDATAFNGEKKGTIVGKGAINNRMTNHVFKLFEKAGVPTHLIEELNDRETAVKKVDIVPLEVIIRNVAAGSFSKRMGVEEGRELLCPILEFSYKNDDLGDPFINDDYALALGLATKDELAKIREYTLKVNEIMKEYFLQANLKLIDFKIEFGRFHGEILLADEVSPDTCRLWDKDTNEKLDKDRFRRDLGNVEEAYQEVFKRLGLA, from the coding sequence ATGGAAAAAAGAGAACAGCTTTATGAAGGCAAAGCAAAGAAAGTGTTTGCAACAGACGATCCAGACGTAGTAATTGTATCTTACAAAGATGATGCGACTGCATTCAATGGTGAGAAAAAGGGAACGATTGTCGGAAAAGGCGCGATCAATAACCGTATGACAAACCATGTTTTTAAACTGTTTGAGAAGGCTGGCGTTCCTACTCATCTGATAGAAGAGTTAAATGACAGAGAGACAGCTGTTAAAAAAGTAGATATTGTGCCTTTGGAGGTAATTATCCGGAATGTGGCAGCGGGAAGCTTCTCAAAGCGCATGGGCGTGGAAGAAGGAAGAGAATTATTATGTCCAATTTTGGAATTTAGTTATAAAAATGACGATCTGGGTGATCCGTTTATCAACGATGACTACGCGTTAGCACTGGGACTGGCGACCAAAGATGAGCTGGCGAAGATCAGGGAATACACTCTGAAGGTGAATGAGATTATGAAGGAATATTTCTTACAGGCAAACTTGAAGCTGATTGACTTTAAGATTGAATTCGGACGCTTTCACGGAGAAATTCTGCTTGCCGATGAGGTATCACCGGACACCTGTAGACTATGGGATAAAGATACCAACGAGAAGCTGGACAAAGACCGTTTCCGCAGGGACTTAGGAAATGTAGAAGAGGCATACCAAGAAGTGTTTAAACGCTTAGGTTTGGCCTAA
- a CDS encoding amino acid ABC transporter ATP-binding protein, with translation MSLFEMKNITKNFDGQEVLKGISLTVDQGEVLGIIGPSGSGKSTLLRIATGLEKADGGTIEKNGSVGLVFQNFNLFPHYSVMKNIVDAPIKVQKRKKDEVYEQARKLLAQMGLSDREDAYPFQLSGGQQQRVSIARALAMNPDILFFDEPTSALDPELTGEILKVIQELASEHITMVIVTHEMAFAKAISDRILFMDQGVVAVQGSPEEVFSSQNARMREFLGKFH, from the coding sequence ATGAGTTTATTTGAGATGAAAAATATTACGAAGAATTTTGACGGGCAGGAAGTGCTAAAAGGAATCTCTCTGACGGTGGACCAAGGGGAGGTATTGGGAATTATCGGGCCTTCTGGTTCTGGAAAATCCACGCTACTTCGGATTGCTACCGGTCTAGAGAAGGCGGACGGGGGGACAATTGAGAAGAATGGCAGTGTCGGTTTGGTATTTCAGAATTTCAATCTGTTTCCCCACTATTCTGTGATGAAAAATATTGTAGATGCACCGATAAAGGTCCAAAAGAGAAAAAAGGATGAAGTTTATGAGCAGGCAAGGAAGCTGCTGGCTCAAATGGGGCTCTCAGACAGAGAGGATGCCTATCCGTTTCAGCTCTCTGGAGGACAGCAGCAGCGGGTCTCTATCGCGAGGGCCTTGGCGATGAACCCTGACATTCTGTTTTTTGATGAACCGACCTCGGCTTTAGACCCGGAACTGACCGGAGAGATCTTAAAGGTGATTCAGGAGCTGGCGTCAGAGCACATCACGATGGTGATTGTGACCCATGAGATGGCTTTTGCGAAGGCGATATCCGACCGGATTTTGTTCATGGACCAGGGAGTTGTGGCAGTTCAGGGCAGTCCAGAAGAGGTGTTCTCGTCACAGAACGCTCGAATGAGAGAATTTCTCGGAAAGTTCCATTAG
- a CDS encoding amino acid ABC transporter permease: MTIETMIQQLASGMVISTEIFFLTLLFSLPLGLLVCFGRMSGFRPLRWLTSAYISVMRGTPLMLQLMVVYFGPYFFFGISITQGYSMIAVLIGFSLNYAAYFAEIYRGGIESMPVGQYEAAQILGYKKSQTFVHIILPQVIKRILPAVTNEVITLVKDTSLAFVLAVAEMFTIAKQIASSQTTMMPFVIAAVFYYVFNLLVAVVMDKIEKRLSYYR; this comes from the coding sequence ATGACAATAGAGACGATGATTCAACAGTTGGCCAGTGGAATGGTGATTTCCACAGAGATATTTTTTCTCACACTTTTATTTTCGCTACCGTTGGGATTACTTGTCTGCTTTGGTAGAATGTCCGGATTTCGTCCTCTTAGATGGTTGACGTCGGCGTATATATCTGTTATGAGGGGAACTCCGCTGATGCTGCAGCTGATGGTGGTTTATTTCGGGCCTTATTTCTTCTTTGGCATCAGTATCACTCAGGGATACAGCATGATTGCGGTGTTGATTGGATTTTCCCTGAATTATGCCGCTTATTTCGCGGAGATTTACAGAGGCGGTATTGAATCCATGCCGGTGGGGCAATATGAGGCAGCTCAGATTTTGGGATATAAAAAATCGCAGACTTTTGTACATATCATTCTACCTCAGGTGATAAAGAGAATCCTCCCAGCAGTGACCAATGAGGTCATCACTTTGGTGAAAGACACTTCTTTGGCCTTTGTTCTGGCTGTGGCGGAGATGTTTACAATCGCGAAACAGATTGCCAGTTCTCAGACGACCATGATGCCTTTTGTGATTGCGGCGGTCTTTTATTATGTATTTAATCTGCTGGTGGCTGTGGTAATGGACAAGATTGAGAAGAGACTGAGTTATTACCGTTAG
- a CDS encoding transporter substrate-binding domain-containing protein: MKRRAIIVLLAAVMTVGVFAGCKGSNESDSAKTEETADGGESKDDILGDGVFTVGFDAEYPPFGYMDDTGEYVGFDLDLARAVCEAKGWKFEAKPVNWDAKDSELNSGTIDCIWNGFTINGREDDYTWTEPYLNNEQVIVAKADAGIESLDDLAGKAVVVQAASAALDALNNDDNKALAESFGSLTENPDYNTAFMNLESGAADAVAIDIGVANYQLSQREEGAFVILDEPIQSEQYGIGFKKGNDALKDAVWEEVLKLNEDGTVEQLADEYGVNVEMICIE; the protein is encoded by the coding sequence ATGAAGAGGAGAGCGATCATTGTACTGTTGGCGGCGGTGATGACTGTAGGAGTGTTTGCAGGTTGTAAAGGAAGCAACGAATCTGATTCCGCGAAGACAGAGGAGACCGCGGATGGCGGAGAAAGCAAAGATGATATTTTGGGGGACGGAGTATTCACCGTGGGTTTTGATGCAGAATATCCGCCTTTTGGCTATATGGACGATACCGGAGAGTATGTGGGGTTTGATCTAGACTTGGCAAGAGCCGTTTGCGAGGCGAAGGGGTGGAAATTTGAAGCTAAACCGGTAAACTGGGATGCGAAAGATTCTGAGTTGAATTCAGGAACGATTGATTGTATTTGGAATGGTTTCACAATCAATGGCCGCGAGGACGATTATACCTGGACAGAACCGTATTTGAACAATGAGCAGGTGATTGTAGCAAAAGCGGATGCAGGAATCGAAAGTCTGGATGATCTGGCGGGTAAGGCAGTGGTTGTACAGGCAGCGTCGGCGGCTTTGGATGCTTTGAACAACGATGACAACAAAGCGCTTGCAGAGAGCTTTGGTTCGCTGACTGAGAACCCAGATTACAATACTGCGTTTATGAATTTGGAATCAGGGGCGGCAGATGCCGTAGCGATTGACATCGGTGTGGCCAACTATCAGCTGTCCCAGAGAGAAGAGGGTGCCTTTGTGATTCTGGACGAGCCGATTCAAAGTGAACAATATGGAATTGGCTTTAAGAAAGGTAACGACGCACTCAAAGATGCAGTCTGGGAGGAAGTTTTAAAACTGAATGAGGATGGGACCGTTGAACAGCTGGCAGATGAGTACGGTGTGAATGTAGAGATGATTTGCATAGAATAA
- a CDS encoding tetratricopeptide repeat protein, with protein sequence MSGYILCQVKKAQKPYFIENISTNIYSIEELCFYLCHNLYLVDESIRNEELLRWLEEELGLGKLAVKLQSHLRRNEALEEFLYPILKEINYLSYEEMRSLNGQLDKMEEEPLVIHRKKRGDCLVENGMYVNAIQTYREALKAEEPRPGFYAGIYHNLGCAYSYLFQKEEALECFEKAYGISHTLSALRTFLIAFYHCKGKEAYESKLKELEVDITTRQKIQEEIDRIKEQSAKIEVEEKEIDSVLERLTVEYHRSTSA encoded by the coding sequence TTGAGCGGCTATATTTTATGTCAGGTGAAGAAAGCGCAGAAGCCGTATTTTATAGAAAATATCAGTACCAATATTTATTCCATCGAGGAACTTTGCTTTTATCTGTGCCACAATTTATATCTGGTTGATGAGTCGATTCGCAATGAAGAGTTGTTAAGGTGGCTGGAGGAAGAGCTGGGACTTGGGAAGCTGGCTGTGAAGTTGCAGTCTCATCTACGAAGAAATGAGGCCTTAGAGGAATTTTTATATCCGATTCTCAAGGAGATCAATTATTTAAGCTACGAAGAAATGCGTTCTTTGAACGGACAGTTGGACAAGATGGAGGAAGAACCTCTGGTGATACACCGAAAAAAGAGGGGAGATTGCCTGGTGGAGAATGGAATGTACGTGAACGCAATTCAGACTTACCGGGAAGCCTTAAAAGCAGAAGAGCCCAGACCAGGTTTTTATGCTGGAATTTATCACAATCTGGGGTGTGCGTACAGTTACCTGTTTCAAAAAGAAGAAGCTTTGGAGTGTTTTGAGAAGGCCTATGGGATTTCGCACACTTTGTCGGCTCTGAGGACTTTTTTGATTGCTTTTTACCACTGTAAGGGGAAAGAGGCATATGAGAGTAAATTAAAAGAACTAGAAGTGGATATCACCACAAGGCAGAAAATTCAAGAGGAGATTGATCGGATTAAAGAGCAGTCTGCCAAGATCGAAGTCGAGGAGAAAGAGATTGACTCGGTGTTGGAGAGACTGACCGTGGAATATCACAGAAGTACTTCTGCGTAA
- a CDS encoding DUF5716 family protein encodes MNEIRDILIGVDFGREVSQICYYDRKRQEPAEVSMKVGANLFENSTCVCCWGKNQEWSIGLEAEYFAREREGFLVENLFELCEEDQGVQVGEQYMEAWELAAVYIQGLIRFLGSMEPVKNTKCLAITVQRLNGKMVKNLQKACESLGFQKEQVLLMDYSESFYYYAYCQRPDFRSRNVGWFDFKGNEVSFRKLFASMSGKVTLVKLGDSVRAAIGEDPKDRDFDFYQFLVNTLENDLYSSIYITGEGFDQEWAKPRSIPLLCRQQRKVFQGNNLFVKGACYGAKEQLEDKKLKGFLYMGDALVKMNVGMEMQVMGTPAYHILIEAGRNWYDCQADCELILDGREDLTFLVMGMDESSSKKVKMKLPGLPKRPNKTTRLHLHMEYTAPGICEIVVEDLGFGEMYPSSQKIWRETAHW; translated from the coding sequence ATGAATGAGATCAGAGATATTCTTATCGGCGTAGATTTTGGAAGAGAGGTTTCGCAGATTTGCTATTATGACCGGAAGCGCCAGGAGCCTGCGGAGGTATCCATGAAAGTTGGTGCCAATCTTTTTGAAAACTCTACCTGCGTCTGCTGTTGGGGGAAGAATCAGGAGTGGAGCATTGGCTTAGAGGCGGAGTATTTTGCGAGGGAACGGGAAGGCTTTTTAGTGGAAAATCTTTTCGAGCTGTGCGAGGAGGATCAAGGAGTCCAGGTGGGAGAGCAGTATATGGAAGCCTGGGAACTGGCGGCGGTCTATATCCAGGGACTGATTCGTTTTCTGGGCAGCATGGAACCAGTGAAAAACACCAAATGCTTGGCGATCACAGTCCAGAGACTGAATGGAAAGATGGTCAAAAATTTGCAGAAGGCATGTGAGAGCCTGGGTTTTCAAAAAGAACAGGTGCTGCTTATGGACTACTCCGAGAGCTTTTACTACTATGCTTACTGCCAGCGACCAGATTTTCGCAGCAGGAATGTGGGATGGTTCGATTTTAAAGGCAATGAAGTGTCGTTTCGAAAATTGTTTGCCAGCATGAGCGGAAAGGTTACACTGGTAAAGCTAGGAGACTCTGTGAGAGCAGCAATCGGGGAGGACCCCAAAGACAGAGATTTTGATTTTTATCAATTCCTGGTGAACACGCTGGAGAATGATTTGTATTCGAGTATCTATATTACAGGAGAAGGATTTGACCAGGAGTGGGCGAAACCGAGATCAATTCCGCTTCTTTGCAGACAGCAAAGAAAGGTTTTTCAGGGAAATAATCTTTTCGTGAAAGGAGCTTGTTACGGTGCGAAGGAGCAGCTCGAAGACAAGAAATTAAAAGGCTTTTTGTATATGGGAGACGCTCTGGTGAAAATGAATGTGGGAATGGAGATGCAGGTAATGGGGACTCCGGCCTACCATATCTTGATTGAAGCTGGGCGTAATTGGTATGACTGCCAGGCAGACTGTGAGTTGATTTTGGATGGCAGGGAAGACCTCACGTTTCTGGTTATGGGAATGGATGAGAGCTCCTCTAAGAAGGTAAAGATGAAGCTGCCTGGGCTTCCAAAACGGCCCAACAAGACGACGAGGCTGCATCTGCATATGGAATACACAGCGCCAGGCATCTGCGAGATTGTTGTAGAGGATTTAGGCTTCGGGGAAATGTACCCGTCCAGTCAGAAGATTTGGCGGGAGACGGCACATTGGTGA